One part of the candidate division KSB1 bacterium genome encodes these proteins:
- a CDS encoding VCBS repeat-containing protein, with the protein MTEINLDAQPRFADAFDIDHDGDDDLVIIDDHDVLLIYKNVASGRLSTPPYEIVVEEGAQRIAHGDFDNDGSVDMAVSNQYSDDIAILFNGEGGDFFEVYYNEVGIEPFAISAGDLNNDGKIDLLVSHLSNNSSISILVGQGDGNFNIKKMIEVGQIPYDIAMIDLDNNGFLDILSVNFDSNDLSVFLNVGDFLFHTEKVYPISGNPFNLTAVNFNHDDFPDVAVTLFDVDSLAILINNGKGEFDEILKFNTGKSPLSLAAADFDGNGWEDIVVANSEEDSLSFYFNDSDYLEQFKVGLEDNFKATMVKICNFNQNGYPDLVLTYFDNQKVRIYYDVFQWRKWR; encoded by the coding sequence ATGACAGAAATTAACCTTGATGCTCAACCAAGGTTTGCAGACGCTTTTGATATCGACCATGACGGGGATGATGATTTGGTAATAATCGACGATCATGACGTGCTCCTTATTTACAAGAATGTTGCTTCCGGCAGGCTCTCCACACCGCCCTATGAAATTGTCGTTGAAGAGGGCGCCCAACGAATCGCACATGGAGATTTCGACAATGATGGATCGGTTGACATGGCAGTTTCAAACCAATATTCGGATGACATAGCCATACTATTCAATGGGGAAGGTGGAGATTTTTTCGAAGTTTATTATAATGAAGTTGGAATTGAGCCTTTTGCGATCAGTGCCGGAGACCTGAACAACGATGGCAAAATCGATTTATTGGTATCTCACCTTAGTAATAATTCAAGCATTAGTATTCTGGTGGGACAAGGGGATGGTAATTTTAATATCAAAAAAATGATAGAAGTTGGTCAGATTCCATACGATATCGCAATGATTGATTTAGACAATAATGGTTTCCTGGATATTTTATCGGTTAATTTCGATTCAAATGATCTTTCCGTTTTCCTCAATGTCGGTGATTTCTTGTTCCATACTGAAAAAGTATATCCAATTTCGGGTAATCCGTTCAATTTGACGGCGGTCAATTTTAATCATGACGATTTTCCTGATGTTGCGGTTACTTTGTTTGATGTTGATTCTCTTGCCATCTTAATCAATAACGGTAAAGGAGAATTTGACGAAATACTCAAATTTAATACAGGCAAGTCACCATTATCCTTGGCAGCAGCCGATTTCGATGGAAATGGTTGGGAAGATATTGTTGTTGCAAATTCTGAAGAGGATTCACTATCATTTTATTTCAATGACTCAGACTATCTTGAACAATTCAAAGTAGGTTTGGAGGATAATTTTAAAGCAACAATGGTAAAAATTTGTAATTTTAACCAGAATGGTTATCCTGATTTAGTCTTAACTTATTTTGATAATCAGAAAGTTAGAATCTATTATGACGTTTTTCAGTGGAGAAAGTGGAGATAA
- a CDS encoding T9SS type A sorting domain-containing protein, producing the protein MKYKTKLTLLFLFICSSNNVAQQKSTWEVIQDKILTPNCTSCHVAGSSFAIQSGLVLTKDVAYKNIANGTPNNEAARGDGLLLVGNKGLESLYKSYLWEKIDAPDQEHFFSDHPYYGSLMPLGAPPLTNGQLKFMKEWILAGIPETGIVADESILEDTSRFEIPEFQPLLPPEHGVQLHLGPFDVQPNFEREFFYYLPLNNKEEIFINRVEINMRRGSHHFIAYQFNSEIPDYLIPQANVIRDIRNSDGSYNILNLLATPFHTFVTGTQWPNLNYHLPPGVALRLPANIGLDLNLHYVNRTDEIMQGEIYTNLHFVEPKDVVHEAKTLNLGKFDIELPPHQVTTLTKVFTFWETRYIFQLFSHAHEHMTEFRVEIDGGPRNGDLVYITYDWEHPPILELDPPLVIEEGQGLKLITTYNNWTDRTLNFGLRSDDEMMILFGGYYLKTATSVEDNGRVNQPEVFTLEQNYPNPFNPQTTISYKLPQQTHVNLAIYDITGRIVEQLLDDTQPAGVHQIIWNANGAPSGMYIVRIKTDSFQSMRKMLYLK; encoded by the coding sequence ATGAAGTATAAAACTAAACTAACATTACTTTTCCTTTTCATTTGCTCGTCCAATAATGTTGCTCAACAGAAGTCTACATGGGAAGTTATTCAAGATAAAATTTTAACACCCAACTGTACGAGTTGTCATGTTGCAGGATCTTCTTTTGCCATTCAATCGGGGTTGGTTTTAACCAAGGATGTTGCTTATAAAAATATAGCAAATGGTACGCCTAACAATGAAGCAGCGAGGGGCGATGGATTATTACTGGTGGGAAATAAAGGGCTCGAAAGTCTTTATAAAAGCTATTTGTGGGAAAAAATTGATGCTCCCGATCAAGAACATTTTTTTTCGGATCATCCGTATTATGGCTCTCTTATGCCTTTGGGGGCGCCACCCCTTACCAATGGACAATTGAAATTTATGAAAGAATGGATACTTGCCGGAATCCCCGAAACCGGAATTGTGGCAGATGAATCCATTCTTGAAGATACTAGTAGATTTGAAATTCCTGAGTTTCAACCACTGCTTCCACCTGAACACGGCGTGCAACTTCATCTTGGCCCTTTCGACGTTCAACCCAATTTTGAAAGAGAATTTTTTTATTACCTCCCGCTGAATAATAAAGAGGAGATTTTTATAAATCGTGTAGAAATAAATATGCGGCGAGGAAGCCATCATTTCATTGCATATCAATTTAATTCTGAAATTCCTGATTATTTAATCCCCCAGGCGAATGTTATTCGAGATATTCGTAACAGTGACGGAAGCTATAATATTTTAAATTTATTAGCCACGCCATTTCATACTTTTGTTACTGGTACGCAGTGGCCAAACTTGAATTATCATTTACCCCCGGGGGTAGCCTTAAGGCTACCGGCCAATATCGGATTGGATTTAAATCTACATTATGTAAATAGAACCGATGAGATTATGCAAGGTGAAATATATACAAATTTACACTTTGTAGAACCTAAGGATGTTGTTCATGAAGCAAAGACACTCAATCTTGGGAAATTTGATATAGAACTTCCACCTCATCAAGTAACTACTTTAACTAAAGTATTTACATTTTGGGAGACCAGATATATCTTCCAGCTATTCTCTCATGCACATGAACATATGACAGAATTTCGAGTTGAGATTGATGGAGGTCCAAGGAATGGAGATCTTGTCTATATCACTTACGATTGGGAACACCCGCCTATTCTGGAATTAGATCCCCCGTTAGTCATAGAAGAAGGCCAGGGTCTAAAACTAATCACAACGTATAATAATTGGACAGATCGTACTTTAAATTTTGGCTTGCGTAGCGATGATGAAATGATGATTCTTTTTGGCGGATATTACTTGAAAACGGCCACGAGTGTTGAAGATAATGGGCGAGTTAACCAGCCTGAAGTTTTTACCTTGGAGCAGAATTATCCAAACCCATTTAATCCACAAACCACGATTAGTTACAAGTTACCTCAACAAACTCACGTCAATTTGGCTATTTATGATATAACAGGAAGAATAGTTGAACAATTACTTGATGATACTCAACCTGCAGGAGTCCATCAAATTATTTGGAACGCGAATGGCGCTCCCTCCGGTATGTATATTGTTAGAATCAAAACGGATAGTTTTCAGTCTATGCGGAAAATGCTGTATTTGAAGTAA
- a CDS encoding four helix bundle protein produces the protein MAGIAFGSLNELYYQFSLAKRLGYFKEYERANINESKIAETENILGTLIRTMRKT, from the coding sequence ATGGCCGGGATCGCTTTTGGATCGTTAAATGAATTATATTATCAGTTTAGCCTTGCCAAACGGTTGGGATACTTCAAAGAGTATGAAAGAGCGAATATTAACGAGTCGAAAATTGCAGAAACTGAAAATATCCTAGGCACTTTGATTAGAACAATGCGCAAAACCTAA
- a CDS encoding M1 family metallopeptidase, with the protein MLKSNLIYRLSCALIFSASCVFAQQATLEKQPVLFAEPLSPRIANYDIDVKLDTETRILTGKQTLVWHNTSNDQIDELQFHLYLNAFRNNQSTFMQESGGTHRGNVIDDDGWGFMEVEKITTADGEDLTSGLEFIHPDDNYLDDKTAARVPLSKSIPPGGSIVVTIDFKAKLPSPPFARTGAKDEYFFVGQWFPKIAVYTEDGWNNHQFHANSEFFADYGVYNVKITVPEENVVGATGLEVDLVNNGDGTATHYFHAEDVHDFAWTTSPEFVEFTGKAQDVDIRVLMQPDHAYQGERHLAATIASVEYFQNWYGDYPFPNLTVIDPRRGAEGSGGMEYPTLITAMTQYGLPEGIRVVEMVIVHEFGHNFWYHLLASNEFEESWMDEGINTYTEIQIMDAEYAKEGRGGMIDFLGIKINDVQLQRGQYLFGADLDPVVKKAWDFYNNTSYGINSYAKPGVILTTLQNYIGTEKMKEVMQAYVHRWRFKHPKSQDFFDVVNDVAGQDFTWFFDQAFYSRKQIDYSVANVFSREIREKTGFDFSISTDEMDTDLTISTSDSTSEFILEEAEPMEGDSVESVEEEDSPKMFYNEVRVRRLGDFVFPVEIQIVFDNGDTLVENWDGKDLWKKYKYTRPNKLVSATVDPGQKIILDVNFTNNSRLVDNRSIGINKLSIRWMFWMQFLIDQPDFINLLSAFNEVF; encoded by the coding sequence ATGTTAAAATCAAACTTAATTTATAGATTAAGTTGCGCTCTGATCTTCAGTGCAAGTTGTGTTTTTGCCCAACAGGCAACGCTGGAAAAACAACCGGTACTTTTTGCGGAACCATTGAGTCCACGAATTGCCAATTATGATATTGACGTCAAACTGGACACGGAAACCCGAATTCTTACGGGAAAACAAACTCTGGTTTGGCACAATACCTCAAATGACCAGATTGACGAGTTGCAATTTCACCTGTATCTTAATGCATTCCGCAATAATCAATCTACTTTTATGCAGGAATCCGGCGGCACACATCGTGGTAACGTGATTGATGATGACGGCTGGGGGTTTATGGAAGTGGAAAAAATCACAACCGCTGATGGCGAAGATTTGACTTCAGGCTTGGAATTCATTCATCCTGATGATAATTATTTAGACGATAAAACTGCTGCAAGGGTACCGCTTTCAAAATCCATCCCTCCAGGAGGATCGATCGTCGTGACCATTGACTTTAAAGCCAAATTACCTAGCCCTCCGTTTGCCCGTACCGGGGCAAAGGATGAGTATTTTTTTGTTGGGCAATGGTTTCCCAAAATAGCGGTATATACTGAAGATGGCTGGAATAATCATCAATTTCATGCCAATTCAGAATTTTTTGCGGATTACGGTGTTTATAATGTCAAAATTACTGTTCCTGAAGAGAATGTGGTAGGTGCGACGGGTCTGGAAGTAGACCTGGTCAATAACGGCGATGGTACAGCGACCCACTATTTCCATGCAGAGGATGTGCATGATTTTGCCTGGACCACAAGCCCGGAATTTGTAGAATTTACCGGCAAGGCGCAAGATGTTGACATTCGTGTTCTCATGCAGCCGGATCATGCTTACCAGGGTGAACGACATTTAGCTGCTACGATAGCATCTGTTGAATATTTTCAAAATTGGTATGGTGATTATCCATTCCCGAATTTAACGGTAATCGATCCCAGGCGAGGAGCGGAAGGCTCCGGTGGCATGGAGTATCCAACTTTAATAACTGCCATGACACAATATGGTTTGCCTGAAGGGATAAGAGTTGTTGAGATGGTTATCGTCCATGAATTTGGTCATAATTTTTGGTATCACTTGTTGGCTTCAAATGAATTTGAAGAAAGCTGGATGGATGAGGGGATCAATACCTACACAGAAATTCAAATTATGGATGCGGAATATGCCAAAGAAGGACGAGGTGGAATGATTGATTTTCTCGGTATCAAAATCAATGATGTCCAGTTGCAGCGTGGTCAATATCTTTTTGGCGCTGATCTGGATCCGGTTGTGAAAAAGGCCTGGGATTTTTACAATAACACAAGTTATGGCATCAATTCGTACGCAAAACCTGGCGTCATTTTAACCACTCTGCAGAATTATATCGGTACAGAAAAAATGAAAGAAGTGATGCAGGCCTATGTCCATCGCTGGCGCTTTAAACATCCGAAATCACAGGATTTCTTTGATGTCGTGAATGATGTAGCCGGACAGGATTTTACCTGGTTTTTTGACCAGGCGTTCTATTCCAGGAAACAAATCGATTACAGCGTAGCAAACGTTTTTTCACGGGAGATTCGAGAAAAGACAGGATTTGATTTTTCTATTTCAACTGATGAAATGGATACAGATTTAACAATTAGTACTTCCGATTCAACTTCAGAATTTATCCTGGAAGAAGCCGAACCTATGGAGGGTGACTCTGTTGAATCCGTCGAAGAAGAGGACAGCCCCAAAATGTTTTACAACGAAGTAAGAGTTCGGCGTTTAGGCGACTTTGTGTTTCCAGTTGAGATCCAAATCGTATTCGATAACGGTGATACTTTAGTTGAAAATTGGGATGGCAAGGACTTATGGAAAAAATATAAATATACAAGACCAAACAAGCTGGTTTCGGCAACAGTCGATCCGGGACAAAAAATAATTCTCGATGTTAATTTTACCAATAATAGCCGGTTGGTTGATAACCGGTCGATTGGGATTAATAAACTGTCGATCCGTTGGATGTTCTGGATGCAATTTTTAATCGACCAACCGGATTTCATAAACTTGTTGTCGGCATTTAACGAGGTGTTTTAA
- a CDS encoding transposase, with the protein MTTNQKIIYKTYQHNPPHLFIPNAKYFITASTYQKLHHFSTKFAKQILLESIIKGFSKGDWHLEDWVILDNHYHLIVNSPENAVDLPKIIRDIHRFTTLKLRKTFPDLEQKKRIWYNYWDTCLTYERSYFARINYTWFNPVKHFLIDDPVKWEFGSYYYRFRENEDAVRELVRNYPFDKIKVEDDF; encoded by the coding sequence ATGACAACCAATCAAAAAATTATCTACAAAACCTATCAACACAATCCTCCACATTTGTTCATCCCAAATGCAAAATACTTCATAACAGCAAGCACATACCAAAAATTACACCATTTCTCGACAAAGTTCGCAAAACAAATCCTGTTAGAATCAATTATAAAAGGATTCTCCAAAGGCGATTGGCATCTTGAAGATTGGGTTATTCTAGACAATCATTATCATTTGATTGTCAATTCTCCAGAAAACGCTGTTGATTTGCCTAAAATTATCAGGGATATCCACAGGTTTACTACTTTAAAACTTAGGAAAACTTTTCCGGATTTAGAACAGAAAAAGAGGATATGGTATAATTACTGGGATACCTGTTTAACTTACGAACGATCTTATTTTGCGAGGATAAATTATACCTGGTTTAATCCTGTGAAACACTTTCTGATAGATGACCCAGTAAAATGGGAGTTTGGCAGCTATTATTATCGATTCCGTGAGAATGAAGATGCTGTTAGAGAACTTGTTAGAAATTATCCTTTTGACAAGATCAAGGTAGAAGATGATTTTTGA